A genome region from Astyanax mexicanus isolate ESR-SI-001 chromosome 19, AstMex3_surface, whole genome shotgun sequence includes the following:
- the chmp6a gene encoding charged multivesicular body protein 6 has translation MGNVFARKGRPSRVTEQDRAVLQLKQQRDKLKQYQKKLTLQLEKERLLAKQLLKDGKKERAILLLKKKRYQDQLLDKTETQISNIERMVQDLEFAQIEVTVLEGLKVGNECLKKMHEVLSIEEVERIMEETQEAIQYQKQVDEILAGSLNQEDEEAVLAELEAITQDEDVSLPEVPAEPLPTLPKEEKEKKAAGVKQDGEMLAA, from the exons ATGGGAAACGTTTTCGCCAGAAAGGGACGCCCGAGTCGAGTCACCGAGCAGGACAGGGCCGTTCTG CAACTGAAACAGCAGCGAGATAAGCTGAAGCAGTACCAGAAGAAACTCACGCTGCAGCTTGAGAAAGAGAGGCTTCTAGCCAAACAGCTCCTGAAGGATGGAAAGAAGGA GAGAGCTATTCTATTGCTCAAGAAGAAGCGCTATCAGGACCAGCTTTTGGACAAGACTGAGACCCAGATAAGCAACATAGAGCGTATG GTTCAAGACCTTGAATTCGCTCAGATTGAAGTCACGGTCCTAGAAGGGCTGAAAGTTGGCAATGAATGCCTGAAGAAAATGCATGAG GTCCTGTCCATTGAAGAGGTGGAGAGGATAATGGAGGAGACACAGGAGGCCATACAATATCAGAag CAAGTTGACGAGATCCTTGCTGGCTCCCTGAATCAGGAGGACGAGGAGGCTGTGCTCGCAGAGCTGGAGGCCATCACTCAG GATGAGGATGTTTCACTTCCCGAGGTGCCTGCTGAGcccctgcccacactgcctaaagagGAGAAGG agaAAAAAGCAGCGGGAGTCAAGCAGGATGGAGAGATGCTGGCAGCGTAG